From Verrucomicrobiota bacterium, one genomic window encodes:
- a CDS encoding MCE family protein: MEKRFHFRHVHEFTGTFVIFVVVVLIAALVWTGRSQRWFRSNVTLRIALPEAGAAGIRQGSEVYFLGTLVGSVSGVTVDTTGRMEARANIRRDFFLFVRADSSAVVKKKFGVAGDSFFEISRGEGKPLPEDNAAIVCKEQFQSVLEGAVEEVRSEAMLVLKKVNGGLDTWTTLGSNLITTRARLDQLVGRMDDVVTDVQAGKGTVGKLITDTALADEAQKLLARANKAMSELRGTVTNLNVAVKNVQDGTARLPEITDAVADGAKDLPGLVLQTQTSMRELERLIEAMQRHWLLRKYVNKTNPPPMRPLPASEEPEKKPAKMLSSPRNSAK; the protein is encoded by the coding sequence ATGGAGAAGCGTTTTCATTTTCGGCACGTCCACGAGTTCACCGGCACGTTCGTCATCTTCGTCGTGGTGGTGCTGATCGCCGCCCTCGTGTGGACGGGTCGCAGCCAGCGCTGGTTCAGAAGTAATGTTACGCTACGGATTGCTCTGCCCGAGGCTGGCGCGGCGGGCATCCGCCAAGGCTCGGAGGTTTACTTTCTGGGCACGCTCGTGGGGTCAGTCTCCGGTGTCACTGTGGATACAACGGGCCGCATGGAGGCGCGGGCAAACATCCGCCGCGACTTTTTTCTTTTCGTACGCGCGGATTCGTCAGCGGTTGTCAAAAAGAAGTTCGGCGTGGCGGGCGATTCGTTCTTTGAGATCTCGCGCGGCGAGGGTAAGCCGTTGCCGGAGGACAACGCCGCCATTGTCTGCAAGGAGCAGTTTCAAAGTGTGCTGGAAGGGGCTGTTGAGGAAGTCCGCAGCGAGGCCATGCTCGTGTTGAAGAAAGTCAACGGTGGCCTGGATACGTGGACCACGCTCGGATCGAACCTAATCACCACACGCGCGCGATTGGACCAATTGGTCGGGCGCATGGACGACGTGGTCACCGATGTTCAGGCGGGCAAGGGCACGGTCGGCAAGTTGATCACAGACACCGCCCTTGCGGACGAAGCGCAAAAGCTCCTGGCGCGGGCGAACAAAGCGATGAGCGAGTTGCGAGGTACGGTGACGAACCTGAATGTCGCGGTGAAGAACGTCCAAGACGGCACGGCGCGGCTGCCGGAAATTACCGATGCCGTGGCCGACGGAGCGAAAGACCTGCCCGGTCTTGTCCTTCAAACACAGACCTCGATGCGCGAACTGGAGCGGTTGATTGAAGCCATGCAACGACACTGGCTGCTGCGAAAGTACGTGAACAAGACCAACCCGCCGCCCATGCGGCCGTTGCCCGCCAGCGAGGAGCCGGAGAAGAAACCGGC